The nucleotide window CCGGCCGCGACCGGGCTCGTGCTCCGGGTCGCCGTCGGCGCCCAGTTCGTCTACCTCGGTGTCGTCCAGAAGCTGATGCAGCCCGGCGACGCGCTCCAGGTGGTGTCGAAGTACGATCTGACGGCGGTCGTGCCGGTGGCCCCGGAGCTGTGGGTCGCCGGCGCGGGGCTGACGGAGACCGCGGTGGGGCTGCTCCTGCTCACCGGGACGTTCACTCGCGCCTCGGGCGCCGTCGCGTTCCTCCTGTTCACGACGACGTTGTTCGGACTGCCGGACGATCCCGTGCTCGCGCACGTCTCCCTGTTCGGGCTCACGTCCGCGCTGCTCGTCACCGGCGGCGGCCCCTTCTCCGTCGACGGCTGGCTGTTCGGCGACGACTGAGCGTCGACGGCCGGTTGTTCGGCGACGACTGAGTGTCGACGGCCGGGGTCGTCGCGTCGGCTACCGGCGCGGCGGCGCAGGGTCGTCTGCGGGGCGGTCCAACAGCCGTTCTCGCAGCGTCTCGTTGCCGTACCTCGGGACCAGTCCACGGTCGCGCAGCTCCGGCACGAGCAGGTCGACGACCGCCTCGAGCCCGCCGGGGACGACCGGCGCGGTGACGACGAAGCCGTCGGCACCCGCCTCCCCCCACTGCTCCAGTTCGTCGGCGACGCTCGCGGGTGTGCCGACGAACTCGGCGGTGGGGTACCGGGCGTAGCGGACGGCGGCTTCGCCGACGGTCCACTCGCGGTCGTCGGCGAGGAACGCCCGGAGCGCCCCTCTGATCCCGTCGGCGTCGATCGCCTCGAGCGGTTCGTCCGTGTCGTACTGGGAGTAGTCGTGGTCGAGGTGGTTCGACAGCCGGACGAGCCCGGTCTCCGGCTCGATCACGTCCAAGACCCGGTCGCGCTCCCGCTCGGCGTCGGCGGCCGTCTCGGCGACGTACGGCGTGATCGCGGGGTACAGACGGAGGTCGTTCGGATCACGGCCGGCGTCGGCGGCCCGTTCGCGCACGTCGGCGGCGTAGTCGGCGAACCCCGTCCGCGACAACGAGAAGGAGAACAACGCCTCGGCGTTGCGGGCGGCGAACGCCCGGCCGCGGTCGGACTGGCCGGCCTGGAAGATCACGGGCGTCCGCTGTGGCGTCGGCTGTGTCATGTGCGGGCCGGGGACGTCGAAGTACTCCCCCTCGTGGTCGACGAACGACACCCCCTCCGGGTCGGCGTAGGTGCCGCCCGCGGCGTCGCGCACGACGGCGTCGTCGTCCCAAGAGTCCTCCCAGAGGCTCCGGACGACCGTCAGGAACTCCGCGGCGCGGTCGTACCGCTCGTCGTGGGGGATGCGTCCGTCCAAGACGTTCTCGAACTCCAGTCTGCCGGCGGAGGTGACGACGTTCCAGCCCACCCGGCCGTCCGTGAGGTCGTCCAGCGTGGAGAGCTTCTTCGCCAGGAGGTACGGGGGGTACAGCGACGCGGATGCGGTGGTGACGAGCCCCAGAGACTCCGTCGCGCCCGCCAACGCCGACAGCAACGGCAACGGGTCGTTCTCGGGGAACTGCTCACCGCGTCTGACCGTCGGCGCGACGCTGTCGCGGTAGCGGTCGGCGACGTTGTACGCGTCCGCGAAGAACAGCCCGGCGAAGGCGCCGTCCAGGGTCGTCGCCAGGTCGGTCCAAAAGGAGAGGTTCCGGTAGCCGTCGGCCATCTCGTGGTCCGGCAGCCGCCAGGCGTCCTCGACCGTCGGCGAGTGGCTACAGTTGACGTAGGCGAACAGATCGAACACGGTCGTCGTTGGACCGCGACCGTGGGTAAACTGTCGCTTTCGGCGACTCCTGGGCGGTGATCCCGCGACGGTAACACGACGGCCACCCGGTGACACGAACGTCACCTGGTGACTCTTGTTTCACTTTTACAACTTACTAAAGGAAACTGTATCCGGTATCGAGAGCAGCTTAGACGGTCGTCCCCTAACACTGGTGTGAACCTGAGAGAGGCAGTTCGAACGCGGCGGTCGGTCCACCAGTACAGCGACGAGTCGCTGTCACGAGAGACGATCCGAGAGATCGTCGACGACGCGCGGTTCGCTCCGTCCGGGTACAACCTCCAGCCGTGGGAGTTCCTGGTGCTGGACGAGCAGTCCGACCAGGAGACGCTGCGGGAGGTGGCGTACGAGCAGGAACACGTCACGGAGGCGGGCGCGGCGGTCGTCGTGTTCGGCAACACGGACCCGGCGGCCCACGCCGAGGCCGTCTTCGACGACTGGCTGGACAAGGGGTACCTCCCCGGGGAGGAGGTCAAGCAGGGACTGCTGGAGAACGTCGCCGGAATGGCGGATCTGCCGGAGGCGGAACGGCGGGTGTGGACCACCCGGTCGTCGTCTCTGGCGGCGATGACGCTGATGCTGGCCGCCTGGGACCGCGGGGTCGCCTCCTGTCCGATGGAGGGGTTCGACGCCGACGGGCTCGTCGACGCCTTCGACGTGCCGGACGGCTACGAGCCCGTCATGCTCGTCACGCTGGGCTACCCCGCCGAGGGGGCCGACGACGTGGACAACGACCGCAAGGCGCGCCGGTCCGTCGACGAGATCACTCACTTCGGTTCGTTCGATCCCGTCTCGGAGACGGACGTCGCCGAGACGGAGACGACGGAGGCGGTGGAGGCGGTGAAGGCGGACGATTGACACCACCAGCAGACTGATTACGCGTCGGTTGCGGTAGGCGAACAGTGAGTGACGAGACGGATGGAGCGGCGTCGCCGGACGACGACGGCGTCGACGGCGTCGAACTCGGCGGACGACGGGAGTACGGACGTGCGGCGGTGACGCTGCTGGCGGCGGCGACACTCGTGCTCGTGGCCGCGGCGGTGCCGGCGGTGGTCGGGAGCGGGGCGCCGCCGGCGCTGTCGCTGTCGCCGTTCGGCGGCGGGACGGCGGGGGAGGCGGCCGACGCGGCCGGCGACGCCGGACTCCCGAGCGGTTCGGGCGCCGGCGGAGCCGGTGGACTCGGCGGTGACCTCGCCGGCGGCAGCGGCGGCGGGTTCGGTGCGCTGTCGGCCGCGGAGTCGGCCAGCGTCGGCGGCGCGACCGCGCCGGGCGACGACCGACCGTTGGCGAATCAGAGCGCGGAGGTTCACTTCGTCGTCGAGAGCAGCGCACCGTCGTACTGGCGCACTGGAGCCTACGGCGACTACACCGGCCAGGGGTTCGAGCGCGCCGGCGAGTCCCGGTCGTTCGACGGGACGGTGCCGGCGGGGCCGCTGCGGGGCGACCGGGTGGCCTACGAGGTGACGCTCCGGCAGTCGGCGACGGCGCTGCCGACCGTCTGGCGTCCCGCACGGGTGGACGCGCCGGCGGGGACGCGGCTGGCGCCGGGGGCGTCGTTGGCGCGGTCGGAGCCGGTGCCGGCCGGCCGGAGCTACGAGGGA belongs to Halobaculum sp. MBLA0143 and includes:
- a CDS encoding NtaA/DmoA family FMN-dependent monooxygenase (This protein belongs to a clade of FMN-dependent monooxygenases, within a broader family of flavin-dependent oxidoreductases, the luciferase-like monooxygenase (LMM) family, some of whose members use coenzyme F420 rather than FMN.), translated to MFDLFAYVNCSHSPTVEDAWRLPDHEMADGYRNLSFWTDLATTLDGAFAGLFFADAYNVADRYRDSVAPTVRRGEQFPENDPLPLLSALAGATESLGLVTTASASLYPPYLLAKKLSTLDDLTDGRVGWNVVTSAGRLEFENVLDGRIPHDERYDRAAEFLTVVRSLWEDSWDDDAVVRDAAGGTYADPEGVSFVDHEGEYFDVPGPHMTQPTPQRTPVIFQAGQSDRGRAFAARNAEALFSFSLSRTGFADYAADVRERAADAGRDPNDLRLYPAITPYVAETAADAERERDRVLDVIEPETGLVRLSNHLDHDYSQYDTDEPLEAIDADGIRGALRAFLADDREWTVGEAAVRYARYPTAEFVGTPASVADELEQWGEAGADGFVVTAPVVPGGLEAVVDLLVPELRDRGLVPRYGNETLRERLLDRPADDPAPPRR
- a CDS encoding nitroreductase family protein, coding for MNLREAVRTRRSVHQYSDESLSRETIREIVDDARFAPSGYNLQPWEFLVLDEQSDQETLREVAYEQEHVTEAGAAVVVFGNTDPAAHAEAVFDDWLDKGYLPGEEVKQGLLENVAGMADLPEAERRVWTTRSSSLAAMTLMLAAWDRGVASCPMEGFDADGLVDAFDVPDGYEPVMLVTLGYPAEGADDVDNDRKARRSVDEITHFGSFDPVSETDVAETETTEAVEAVKADD